CATCACAAGGCCGCTCACATACCGAGCCAAACGAACAACCAAAAGAGCAGGGGTGATGATCGGTCTGGCCTGGGTCATCTCCTTCATCCTGTGGGCTCCCGCCATCTTGTTCTGGCAGTACTTCGTAGGGAAGAGAACTGTGCCTCCCGGGGAGTGCTTCATTCAGTTCCTCAGCGAGCCCACCATCACCTTCGGCACGGCGATCGCCGCCTTTTATATGCCCGTCACCATCATGACTATTTTGTACTGGAGGATCTATAAGGAGACCGAAAAACGTACCAAAGAGCTCGCTGGGCTGCAGGCCTCTGGCacagaagcagaggcagaaaaCTTTGTCCACCCCACGGGGAGTTCTCGAAGCTGCAGCAGCTACGAACTTCAGCAGCAGAGCTTGAAACGCTCAGCCAGGAAAAAGTATGGCGGCTGCCACTTCTGGTTCACCACCAAGAGCTGGAAGCCCAGCGCCGAGCAGATGGACCAAGACCACAGCAGCAGCGACAGCTGGAACAACAACGATGCTGCAGCCTCCCTGGACAACTCGGCCTCCTCTGACGAGGAGGACATTGGCTCCGAGACCAGAGCCATCTACTCCATTGTGCTCAAGCTCCCGGGCCACAGCACCATCCTCAACTCCACCAAACTACCCTCGGCAGACAACCTGCAGGTGCCCGAGGAGGAGCTGGGGCCGCTGGACGCGGAGAAAAGCTCCAGTAAGCTGCAGGCCCAGAGAAGCATGGACGATGGTGGCAGCTTTCAGAGAAGCTTCTCCAAGCTGCCCATCCAGTTAGAGTCTGCCGTGGACACAGCCAAGACTTCTGACGCCAACTCCTCGGTGGGTAAAACCACGGCCACTCTACCTCTGTCCTTCAAGGAAGCCACTCTGGCCAAGAGGTTTGCTCTGAAGACCAGAAGTCAGATCACAAAGCGGAAGAGAATGTCCCTCATCAAGGAGAAGAAGGCAGCCCAGACCCTCAGCGCCATCCTGCTGGCCTTTATCATTACCTGGACCCCCTACAACATCATGGTCCTGGTGAACACCTTTTGTGACAGCTGCATACCCAAAACCTATTGGAATCTGGGCTACTGGCTGTGCTACATCAACAGCACCGTGAACCCCGTGTGCTATGCCCTGTGCAACAAGACATTCAGAACCACCTTCAAGATGCTGCTGCTCTGCCAATGTGACAAAAGGAAGAGGCGCAAGCAACAGTACCAGCAAAGACAGTCGGTCATTTTCCACAAGCGCGTGCCAGAGCAGGCTCTGTAGATGCGTTTGATCCATAGCAGAGACAAAAACACGCACGTCCACCCACATCCTTAGGTGGAGTTGGGCGAGGGTGGGGGCCATGCCTGgcgatgataaaaaaaaaaaagtttttatcaCCCAGCTGTGAAAGAAGCTGCCTGTTTACTCACCCACTGAATAAACCAATTTTAATATAAAGCATCAAATACcaatcagcaaaaaaaaaaaaggcgtaCTActgaatataaagaaatttattctgaaatagactttaagtgtatttttcttaaagaggAAACAAATATTGCTTCACAGCAGTTATACACTCAAATTGATTCGCCTGGGTCTTTTAATTCCCATTAGCTCTGGAATCACAGAGGAGCCCAGCTGGTCCCAGTTGCCACATTCTTCCCAAGGATCCCAAGTCGATCCAGCCCCCTCGTGGAACACAGCAGGCTAGTGAATCTGTGGTTGTGAAATTATTTCGTACATTGCAAAGCTGAACCTTCTTGTCCCGATAGAGCTTCTGTCCTCTCTTTGGTGTGTTGTTAAACTCTAGTTGTGGACTTGATTCTTGATTCTTGCAAAGTACTGTTCTGTGCAGTTCAAGTTTcgtacaaataaaaatgcataagtatatatatatatatatgtgtgagtTCTGCACGCACACACATAGTGTATATAACATAATGGAAACACTGAACTGGCAAATTTGTCCTGCAATATATGCTTTCAGTACTTTGGTAACTGAAGTTCTCTAGGATCCTAATACACTATAAAAGTGAAACAAACCCAGCTTAATGTTTTTGACCCTGGGGCTGTTTTCCACAAACGGCCCTGAAGAATATTCAGCAGAGAGCAGGCAGGCCTCCCACCAGGCCTGCGCAGAGCAGTTGGCCTGGAGAGTCAGGAGGCACCATGGCTTGGCCAGCGTCTGAGTGCCCGCAGCCTCCTCTGCTGATAGAGCTAAGTTGGGGTCCCTCTGAGCTCAGAGAATGAACCACATCCACATGTTCAAATTTAGCCATCCAAATCTGAATGTTTCCAAGCAAAATCTTTGCCCTCAAAGCTGCTTGAAAGGCAACAATAGTGTCACACTTGAATGTCATACGCAGCAATATACACGGCACTAGATGCATTGTGAGGGGGATGCAGGAGAACACTGTATTCCATGTCTTGCTACCTGGCACCTTCTGAGAGAAAGCAGGGGTTTTCCCCTGT
This genomic stretch from Sciurus carolinensis chromosome 12, mSciCar1.2, whole genome shotgun sequence harbors:
- the Chrm3 gene encoding muscarinic acetylcholine receptor M3: MTLHSNSTTSPLFPNISSSWIHSPSDAGLPPGTVTHFGSYNISRAAGNFSSPNDTTSDPLGGHTIWQVVFIAFLTGFLALVTIIGNILVIVAFKVNKQLKTVNNYFLLSLACADLIIGVISMNLFTTYIIMNRWALGNLACDLWLSIDYVASNASVMNLLVISFDRYFSITRPLTYRAKRTTKRAGVMIGLAWVISFILWAPAILFWQYFVGKRTVPPGECFIQFLSEPTITFGTAIAAFYMPVTIMTILYWRIYKETEKRTKELAGLQASGTEAEAENFVHPTGSSRSCSSYELQQQSLKRSARKKYGGCHFWFTTKSWKPSAEQMDQDHSSSDSWNNNDAAASLDNSASSDEEDIGSETRAIYSIVLKLPGHSTILNSTKLPSADNLQVPEEELGPLDAEKSSSKLQAQRSMDDGGSFQRSFSKLPIQLESAVDTAKTSDANSSVGKTTATLPLSFKEATLAKRFALKTRSQITKRKRMSLIKEKKAAQTLSAILLAFIITWTPYNIMVLVNTFCDSCIPKTYWNLGYWLCYINSTVNPVCYALCNKTFRTTFKMLLLCQCDKRKRRKQQYQQRQSVIFHKRVPEQAL